The Schizosaccharomyces pombe strain 972h- genome assembly, chromosome: I genome contains a region encoding:
- the csm1 gene encoding microtubule-site clamp monopolin complex subunit Csm1/Pcs1, with protein MRKNNMQTSKDSELKEQAKGKSSKLIHKLPKQRTRISQGQMHSTQDFVNNEDQDAYSVRENENELHINNSGMSELNKKLQLPNVELSTLSHTQEQEFNELNKLIRKINELQEFYLLEDLAKPVTNAGADADDTIVKDLKKELENEKKANHSLKNELLKTREQIKNYSKINILIKELFGLEVADCIEDEDGYRFNCKNTGRRGTLEYQLLLDDQNFTFTPRLNVQTDEELMKHLPDYLLEEIIFTKEQGKLFSARLMKALQD; from the exons atgagaaaaaataatatgcAAACATCTAAAGATAGTGAACTAAAAGAACAAG CTAAAGGAAAATCGTCCAAGCTTATTCATAAATTACCAAAACAGCGTACACGCATCTCTCAAGGACAAATGCATTCAACTCAggattttgttaataatgAAGATCAAGATGCATATAGTGTAAGGGAGAACGAAAATGAACTTCATATCAATAATTCCGGGATGTCAGAGTTGAATAAGAAGTTGCAACTCCCTAACGTAGAGTTATCTACTCTTTCGCACACCCAAGAGCAGGAATTCAATGAACTGAACAAGCTGATAcgaaaaattaatgaactacaagaattttatttacttgaAGATTTGGCAAAACCTGTTACCAATGCTGGCGCTGACGCTGATG ACACAATAGtcaaagatttaaaaaaagaactagaaaatgaaaagaaagctAACCATTCGTTAAAGAATGAGTTATTGAAAACTCGAgagcaaataaaaaactattcaaaaattaatatactTATAAAGGAGCTTTTCGGATTAGAAGTTGCAGACTGTATAGAGGACGAGGATGGATATCGTTTCAACTGTAAAAACACTGGAAGGAGAGGGA CACTCGAATATCAGCTCTTGTTAGATGATCAAAACTTTACATTTACTCCACGTCTGAATGTTCAAACTGATGAGGAGCTTATGAAACATTTACCAGACTATTTGTTGGAGGAAATTATCTTTACGAAAGAACAaggaaaattattttctgcTAGATTAATGAAAGCTTTGCAAGATTAA
- the ubc13 gene encoding ubiquitin-conjugating enzyme Ubc13 encodes MALPKRIIKEIETLTRDPPPGIVAAPTEDNLRYFKITMEGPQQSAYEGGKFHLELFLPDEYPMMPPNVRFLTKIYHPNVDKLGRICLSTLKKDWSPALQIRTVLLSIQALMGAPNPDDPLDNDVAKIWKENEPQAIANAREWTKKYAV; translated from the exons ATGGCTTTGCCTAAGCGTATTATTAAG GAAATTGAAACCCTTACGAGAGATCCTCCACCCGGAATTGTAGCGGCTCCCACTGAAGATAATCTTCgctattttaaaattactaTGGAAGGGCCTCAGCAATCAGCTTATGAAGGTGGAAAATTTCACTTAGAGCTGTTTCTTCCTGATGAGTATCCAATG ATGCCTCCCAATGTTCGTTTTCTTACTAAAATTTATCATCCAAACGTTGATAAATTAGGTCGCATATGTTTATCTACGTTAAAAA AGGATTGGAGTCCTGCTTTACAAATTCGAACCGTGCTACTTTCGATACAGGCATTAATGGGTGCTCCCAACCCAGATGACCCTTTAGACAATGATGTTGCAAAGAtttggaaagaaaatgagCCACAGGCAATTGCAAATGCCCGTGAATGGACGAAAAAGTATGCAGTTTGA
- the sea3 gene encoding SEA complex subunit Sea3 codes for MRELQGDDSSRKSPPSDSVVKNSSPIDYEHSLKSLQDERTLNYPNKQFNSENPSSYYNMDDSGELCNFELEKDSLESMIHESSTALSAQSNTAQDGDQLASSSTISKDHSETLDNKLNDSKILIKKASNSFANFSESVRSSTIVAYSQTPTQRLQGLTSISSSSFDDGSYGSRRISFNSQGVSGRLRRNMDSTVIIPSEDEDLQLPSNSNSNVEYGPFDSTTFDRQLSIEVNQPVGAMSLSPCGRDIALASRYGLLVLDLDNPYNPPRMLRHSTPWEVADTQWNVHAARDQWVVSTSSQKTIVWNLALPNDRAIEFMLHGHTRAVTDMNWHRQNPDVLATCSIDSSVHCWDLRSPRFPVNSFYDWHNGATQVKWNYKNPHILASSHGRLVRIWDDRYGSAPLHTIKTSENITKINGLEFNRACETRLLTCAMDRTVKFWNYEKSTEEPEHLITTDSPVWKARFTPFGDGVILMPQRGDNSVHMYDCRNLDKEGPRAVHRFAGHTDQVKEFLWRCRGEDVFDRDLRDFQLITWSKDHHVRLWPIGNDILNSMGHDRTKPVPFKLTRLGAKYRTYSREPLKQSLINTECDSSDAMNSFDSNFGAERANTSDLSRGFVAFANRKKSKYNLPGSSGFMTRSTKSTNPMTPLNWLRGISMGRLGNADWEVPQNLGEELSWIGQKYSNVSFEKIDVAERTCTISLNAPILPDDGYAYIRLHVYFPNNYPISATPVFQLERSSAFNDEQFNYVFNTLTSISDQCISSHKYCMDACLSYLSGNLSVDEIWKLGFQKDNSDSSSESSADIFQDVFPSMPDFRGGDRGLSHKHQNIPLPKTCAAIFCGNDELVCFFTIKADESAAQATANRETHGRQKLFESFGVLDSSNSVADSDSTNYDDENSLNRGGTSESDSEFIWDVDESNSGSIVFPKSKTSINLNNINSASASIMGSRFGAADIFMSKRPSTKGSNRPSILLSKPSHDFHVVRIISMSKYLPVKRALAAEYVVDTGDKVTVCNKNAEVSAKHNYYRLAKVWLMLGRLLGHLSRTENKDHINDEEAFPWLKSPLAKWVVNSLLDYYASQCNTQMLAMLACVLDIPNPKKQSGNTSADQVLFNQPKQVTEKLGVQLNLPKTKILEKVSSHSLAQITALREKEPKDADSTYSKEKIFSATSTVHLQLMDYDKQNNDFVDAQEIAYTKLLQQKFIQWRATYAEQLDLWGFFIPKLEMLKFNAHEFSSPSEKTLVNHCNSCNSTTSNTRICEKCYSLVPRMSCTFCCLSIHGLCIVCGLCLHVMHEDCYKEWFSNGDSISQSCSSGCGCKCQFQHMSLEKV; via the coding sequence ATGAGGGAATTACAGGGAGACGATTCTTCAAGAAAGTCTCCTCCGAGTGATTCGgttgtaaaaaattcttcGCCTATTGATTATGAACATTCATTGAAATCTCTTCAAGATGAACGTACCTTGAATTACCCCAATAAGCAATTTAATTCTGAAAACCCATCTTCATACTATAATATGGATGATAGCGGGGAATTATGCAACTTTGAATTGGAGAAAGACAGTCTTGAATCAATGATCCATGAATCGTCCACTGCTCTAAGCGCTCAATCAAACACTGCACAAGACGGTGATCAACTAGCTTCATCGTCAACAATCTCTAAAGATCACTCAGAAACGTTGGACAATAAGCTAAACGATTCTAAgatattaattaaaaaagcttCTAACTCctttgcaaatttttcagAAAGTGTAAGGTCTAGTACCATTGTTGCATATTCTCAAACACCGACACAAAGGTTGCAAGGTTTAACTTCCatatcatcttcttcttttgacGATGGTAGTTATGGATCTCGTCGAATATCTTTTAACTCTCAGGGTGTTTCTGGTCGGTTGCGAAGAAATATGGATTCCACGGTCATCATCCCTTCCGAAGATGAAGACTTGCAGTTACCATCGAATTCTAACAGCAATGTGGAATACGGCCCTTTTGATAGTACTACGTTTGATAGACAATTATCAATTGAAGTTAATCAACCAGTGGGTGCTATGTCTTTATCTCCTTGTGGTAGAGATATAGCTTTAGCTTCACGTTATGGTTTACTAGTCTTAGATCTTGATAATCCTTATAATCCACCAAGAATGCTAAGACATTCTACTCCTTGGGAAGTTGCTGATACTCAGTGGAATGTTCATGCCGCAAGAGACCAATGGGTGGTTTCTACATCAAGTCAAAAAACGATAGTATGGAACCTTGCACTACCAAATGATCGTGCTATAGAATTTATGTTACATGGACACACCCGCGCCGTCACAGATATGAACTGGCATCGGCAAAATCCTGATGTTCTTGCCACTTGTTCAATTGATTCCTCTGTTCACTGTTGGGATTTGCGTAGTCCTCGATTTCCTGTTAACTCCTTTTACGATTGGCATAACGGAGCTACTCAGGTAAAATGGAATTATAAAAATCCCCACATACTTGCTTCTAGCCATGGACGTTTAGTAAGGATTTGGGACGATCGTTATGGATCCGCCCCACTTCATACAATTAAAACTTCCGAAAATATTACTAAAATTAATGGTCTTGAATTCAATAGAGCATGTGAAACTCGCCTATTAACTTGTGCTATGGATCGAACAGTTAAGTTTTGGAACTATGAAAAGTCAACAGAGGAGCCTGAGCATTTAATTACCACTGATTCTCCAGTATGGAAAGCAAGGTTTACTCCATTCGGGGACGGAGTTATTTTGATGCCTCAGAGAGGAGACAATTCCGTACACATGTACGATTGTCGTAATTTAGACAAAGAAGGCCCCCGTGCTGTACATAGATTTGCCGGTCATACCGATCAAGTTAAAGAATTTCTTTGGAGGTGTCGAGGCGAAGATGTATTTGATAGAGATTTAAGagattttcaattgatcACTTGGTCCAAGGATCACCATGTTCGTTTATGGCCTATTGGTAACGATATACTCAATTCAATGGGACACGATCGAACAAAACCTGTTCCTTTTAAATTAACACGGTTAGGCGCGAAATATCGTACTTATTCTCGTGAGCCGCTTAAGCAATCATTAATTAACACTGAGTGTGATTCCTCTGATGCTATGAACTCGTTCGATTCTAATTTTGGTGCAGAACGTGCTAATACATCTGACTTATCCAGGGGATTTGTCGCTTTTGCTAACCGTAAGAAATCTAAATACAATCTTCCTGGCTCTTCAGGATTTATGACTCGATCCACTAAATCAACTAATCCCATGACTCCATTAAATTGGCTACGGGGAATTTCTATGGGTCGGTTAGGTAATGCTGATTGGGAAGTTCCTCAAAACCTTGGAGAAGAACTTTCTTGGATTGGGCAGAAGTATTCCAACGTTAGCTTTGAGAAAATTGATGTAGCGGAAAGGACTTGCACAATATCTTTAAATGCTCCCATTCTTCCTGATGACGGTTATGCTTATATTAGGTTGCATGTgtattttccaaataatTATCCTATATCTGCAACTCCAGTGTTTCAACTAGAAAGATCAAGCGCCTTTAATGATGAGCAATTTAattatgtttttaataCATTAACATCAATTTCAGACCAATGTATTTCTTCCCATAAATATTGCATGGATGCATGCCTATCTTATCTGTCCGGCAATCTAAGTGTCGATGAAATATGGAAGCTAGgctttcaaaaagataattCTGATTCATCTTCTGAGTCCTCTGCCGATATTTTCCAAGATGTTTTTCCTTCTATGCCCGATTTTCGAGGTGGAGATCGCGGCCTCTCTCATAAGCATCAAAATATTCCTCTTCCTAAAACTTGTGCAGCTATATTTTGTGGTAATGATGAGTTGGTGTGCTTTTTCACAATCAAAGCCGATGAAAGTGCGGCACAGGCAACTGCCAACCGCGAAACCCACGGGCGCCAAAAGCTGTTTGAGTCATTTGGTGTTTTAGATAGTAGTAACAGCGTGGCAGATTCAGACTCAACAAATTACGATGACGAGAACTCTTTAAATAGAGGTGGCACATCTGAATCGGATAGTGAGTTTATTTGGGACGTTGATGAATCTAATTCAGGTTCAATTGTTTTCCCTAAATCCAAAACCAGCATAAACCTAAACAATATAAACTCTGCATCTGCATCTATTATGGGCTCCAGATTTGGGGCTGCTGACATCTTCATGAGTAAACGCCCGTCGACAAAAGGTTCTAATAGACCCTcaattttactttctaaACCTTCTCATGATTTTCATGTTGTGAGGATTATTAGTATGAGCAAATATCTCCCAGTGAAAAGAGCATTGGCTGCTGAATATGTTGTTGATACTGGAGATAAAGTTACAGTATGCAACAAAAATGCTGAGGTATCTGCTAAGCATAATTATTATCGCCTGGCAAAAGTTTGGTTAATGTTAGGTAGACTTCTTGGTCATTTATCACGCACTGAAAACAAAGACCACATTAATGACGAGGAAGCATTTCCATGGCTTAAGAGCCCTTTAGCAAAGTGGGTGGTTAATTCTTTACTGGATTATTATGCTTCTCAATGCAATACCCAAATGCTAGCTATGCTTGCTTGTGTTTTGGACATTCCTAATCCTAAGAAACAGTCAGGTAATACGTCTGCTGATCAAGTTCTTTTCAATCAACCTAAACAAGTTACCGAAAAACTAGGTGTGCAGCTCAACCTCCCAAAGACcaaaatattagaaaagGTATCTAGCCATTCATTAGCACAGATTACAGCATTACGAGAAAAAGAACCAAAGGATGCAGATTCTACATAttctaaagaaaagattttttcCGCAACCAGTACGGTACATTTACAGCTGATGGATTatgataaacaaaacaacGACTTTGTTGATGCACAAGAAATTGCATATACCAAGTTATTACAACAGAAATTCATACAATGGCGTGCCACGTATGCTGAACAGCTTGATTTATGGGGATTTTTCATACCAAAGTTAGAGATGCTAAAGTTTAACGCTCACGAATTTTCCTCACCAAGTGAAAAGACATTAGTAAATCATTGCAATAGCTGCAATTCCACGACTTCTAATACTCGTATCTGCGAGAAATGCTATAGCCTGGTACCCCGTATGTCTTGCACATTTTGTTGTTTGTCGATTCACGGTTTATGCATCGTATGCGGACTATGCCTTCATGTTATGCATGAAGATTGTTATAAGGAGTGGTTTTCTAACGGTGATTCTATATCACAGTCGTGTTCTAGCGGTTGTGGTTGCAAATGCCAATTTCAGCATATGtctttggaaaaagtttaa
- the map1 gene encoding DNA-binding transcription factor, MADS-box Map1 yields MMDERKLSNFQIDGEKAYTGSSQGNSYLEDRQKRQNTFTKRKAGIFKKANELALLTGSEVMVLVVSETGLVHTFSTPKLENVVKSPEGQKLITESLINATTDQNESQASQAKQSSAQLSDSESGYPLDHEEMRISEENGPSHIENLNFFSDIDNFSKTSAEEIASKLFSSVSPTHETLQFDHGLQNLEGFQANEHPEMFADHSIDFYNSNNVDIPALSMLTSQTSSSSTLNLPPEPASREVKIFPKQGKRIFSPSTGIDYETTGQHSVNSPPSTYKHRRSLNKSFATRSEPQTPRKNKIRDSLQSSPLNFPPRDRPPLIPISRIAVPSTIETEERQYRGNQKIINFYAKIFEPNSGLGTSSEGASSSFPDVDPNLAQNGVPYYSLPDIDHNQFDHLRR; encoded by the exons ATGATGGATGAAAGAAAGCTTTCAAACTTTCAAATAGATGGTGAGAAAGCGTATACTGGAAGTTCACAGGGAAATAGCTATTTGGAAGACAGACAAAAAAGGCAAAATACTTTtactaaaagaaaagctggaatttttaaaaag GCAAATGAACTAGCTCTTTTGACCGGGAGCGAAGTAATGGTTTTGGTTGTTTCAGAAACAGGATTAGTGCATACATTTTCCACCCCAaagcttgaaaatgttGTAAAATCACCTGAGGGCCAAAAGTTGATAACAGAAAGTCTCATCAATGCAACCACAGATCAAAATG AATCTCAAGCGTCCCAAGCGAAACAGAGCTCAGCTCAGCTCAGCGATTCGGAATCGGGTTATCCTTTAGATCATGAAGAAATGAGAATATCTGAAGAAAATGGGCCTAGTCACATAGAGaatctaaattttttttctgataTTGACAATTTTTCGAAGACTTCTGCAGAAGAAATAGCCTCAAAGCTTTTTTCCTCAGTGTCTCCAACTCATGAAACATTACAATTTGACCATGGATTACAAAATTTGGAGGGTTTTCAAGCTAATGAACATCCAGAAATGTTTGCCGATCActcaattgatttttataattcaaataatgTTGATATACCTGCTTTATCAATGCTGACTTCTCAAACTAGTAGTTCAAGTACGCTTAATTTACCACCAGAACCGGCTTCCAGAGAAGtgaaaatttttccaaagcaAGGTAAAAGGATATTTTCTCCTTCTACAGGCATTGATTACGAAACTACTGGACAACATTCTGTAAATTCCCCACCCTCGACATATAAGCATCGGAgatctttaaataaatctttTGCTACACGAAGCGAACCCCAAACTCCTcggaaaaacaaaatcagaGACTCCCTTCAATCATCTCCATTGAATTTTCCCCCGCGCGATCGACCACCGTTAATACCTATTAGTCGTATTGCTGTTCCATCCACCATTGAGACTGAGGAACGGCAGTATCGTGgtaatcaaaaaataataaatttctatgccaaaatttttgaaccaAATAGTGGATTGGGAACAAGTTCAGAAGGAGCATCATCGTCTTTTCCAGATGTCGATCCTAACTTAGCACAGAATGGTGTTCCCTATTATTCATTACCTGATATAGATCACAATCAATTTGATCATTTACGGAGATAA
- the vma4 gene encoding V-type ATPase V1 subunit E, whose translation MSLSDEQVQAEMHKMVSFIKQEALEKAKEIHTLSEEEFQVEKAKIVREQCDAIDQTYDMKLKRASMAQKIAKSNVLNKSRLEILNSKQKVIDDIFSRVEKKLDGIEQKKDAYTKFMADLIVQAMELLGEPVGIVYSRQRDAEIVKAAIPKATEVLKSKNGSIDYELDAETDDFLNDSVLGGVVLVGLGGKIRVDNTLRARLEIVKEEALPEIRRLLFGENPNRKFDN comes from the coding sequence ATGTCGTTGTCGGATGAACAAGTGCAAGCAGAGATGCACAAAATGGTGAGCTTTATTAAGCAAGAAGCTCTTGAAAAGGCCAAAGAAATCCACACTCTGAGTGAAGAGGAGTTCCAAGTGGAAAAGGCCAAAATTGTTAGAGAACAATGCGATGCCATTGATCAAACTTACGATATGAAGCTCAAAAGAGCCTCCATGGCACAAAAAATTGCTAAATCTAATGTTTTGAACAAAAGTAGACTGGAGATTTTAAATAGCAAGCAGAAAGTTATTGATGACATATTTTCCCGGGTGGAGAAGAAACTTGATGGAATTGAGCAGAAGAAAGATGCCTATACTAAATTTATGGCCGATTTAATAGTTCAAGCTATGGAGTTGTTAGGTGAACCCGTGGGCATTGTTTATTCTCGTCAACGTGATGCTGAAATTGTGAAGGCTGCCATTCCTAAAGCTACTGAAGTCTTAAAGTCGAAGAACGGATCTATAGATTACGAACTTGACGCTGAGACCGATGATTTCCTTAATGACTCTGTGCTTGGAGGTGTCGTTTTAGTAGGTTTGGGTGGTAAAATTCGTGTTGATAACACTTTGCGTGCTCGCTTAGAGATTGTGAAGGAAGAAGCCCTTCCTGAAATTAGACGTCTTCTCTTCGGTGAAAATCCTAACCGAAAGTTcgataattaa
- the nse6 gene encoding Smc5-6 complex non-SMC subunit Nse6, with the protein MNASNNISKFPDLDNSSKLIDHILDSDDSEELDELPDISSLVPSARAQSRKQYLKNDSSNSSTYRWNIDLLSSTATIDDSVAKRRKLAVQNLLQYDSTQTFQTGDEIDELIGKSVGSNVLNVLRSNPIYDDDLRYEYCSNSKARVPDWNTLKAECLKDNDLEFNEGIIPTTFGDLLSAKLVPLDIALSICSLQFFRSLGDTTCSEWIANLEKIFYSYKSSSNNLNQIVRFIFETTADMIGIDLAKRQVPIQLERTSASENLKSNLKIKVINFLKCCGTLYRFSDDTVRFEMIQDACRILIDNQVGSFCKWQFSQFMELPISLNPDFLISNIHKVSESPRVWVTILSSLSRSCQKFRKKIAFTLFVGKQSKNDDSDFSSLCQRLDEISASCNNDYTTLLYQIRTFGYAVDEKHFKTNERLECLLEKLRKIDLTISGSTDHLLLSRCEVKDCIHRLFMVLYYLNTNSAPELERIIESDLPNNNKQKDRYFKDKTSNLSMKENKSFSAKKVKKGKKKNKRQAYKR; encoded by the coding sequence ATGAATGCGTCTAAtaacatttcaaaatttcctGATTTAGataattcttcaaaattaattgacCACATACTTGATAGTGATGATTCTGAAGAGTTGGACGAGCTTCCTGATATCTCTTCTTTGGTGCCTTCGGCAAGAGCCCAATCGCGAAAAcagtatttgaaaaatgatTCTTCTAATTCATCTACATACAGATGGAATATTGATCTTCTTTCTAGTACTGCTACAATTGACGATTCGGTtgcaaaaagaagaaaattagcagtacaaaatttattgcaATATGACAGCACTCAAACCTTTCAAACGGGagatgaaattgatgaattaATAGGAAAAAGTGTTGGATCAAATGTTTTGAATGTTCTACGTTCTAACCCTATTTATGATGACGACCTTAGGTACGAATATTGTAGCAATTCAAAAGCTCGTGTTCCAGACTGGAACACCCTGAAAGCAGAATGCTTGAAAGATAACGATTTGGAGTTTAATGAAGGAATTATACCAACAACTTTTGGTGATTTATTATCGGCAAAATTGGTCCCCTTAGATATTGCATTGTCAATATGCAGCTTGCAATTTTTCCGCTCTTTAGGAGACACAACATGCTCTGAATGGATTGCTAACCTagaaaagattttttatagcTATAAAAGCAGCTCTAATAATCTCAACCAAATTGTacgatttatttttgagaCTACTGCAGATATGATTGGCATTGATTTAGCGAAACGACAGGTACCAATCCAGTTGGAACGTACGTCAGCCtcagaaaatttaaaaagcaatttgaaaattaaggTAATTAATTTCCTAAAATGCTGTGGAACTTTGTATCGGTTCTCCGACGACACTGTTCGCTTTGAAATGATTCAGGATGCATGTCGAATCTTAATTGACAATCAAGTGGGCTCATTTTGTAAATGGCAATTTTCTCAATTCATGGAACTTCCAATATCATTGAATCCAGATTTTTTGATCAGTAATATTCATAAGGTGTCTGAAAGTCCTAGAGTTTGGGTTACAATACTATCTTCTTTGTCTCGTTCCTGCCAAAAATTCAGAAAGAAGATTGCTTTTACATTATTTGTTGGGaaacaaagtaaaaatgatgattcagacttttcttctttatgtCAACGACTAGATGAAATTTCCGCTTCCTGTAATAATGACTATACAACTTTATTGTACCAGATTCGTACCTTCGGATATGCGGTGGATGAAAAGCATTTTAAAACTAATGAGCGCTTAGAGTGCTTACTGGAAAAATTACGAAAAATAGATTTAACAATATCTGGTTCAACAGACCATTTGCTACTATCGAGATGTGAAGTTAAAGATTGCATACATAGACTTTTTATGGTGCTTTACTATTTAAATACAAACTCAGCACCAGAATTGGAGAGGATTATTGAAAGTGACTTGCccaataataataaacaaaaggacAGGTATTTCAAGGATAAAACTTCTAACTTATCgatgaaagaaaacaaaagcttttcaGCTAAAAAGGTGAAGAAgggaaaaaagaaaaataaacggCAAGCGTACAAAAGATAA
- the pyp3 gene encoding protein tyrosine phosphatase Pyp3, with product MSFKEVSTENGVLTPLITIKEKAYMIIEGLNEEEIELLNTRLPKLSKKALARNRYSNIVPYENTRVRLDPMWKEACDYINASIVKIPSGKTFIATQGPTSNSIDVFWKMVWQSVPKSGIIVMLTKLRERHRLKCDIYWPVELFETLNIGDLSVILVKVYTLTSLNEVQVREFELNKDGVKKKILHFYYNGWPDFGAPHTFSLLSLTRYIKSLSYSPDFETAPIIVHCSAGCGRTGTFMALFEILSQTDDSTSTSKFEVDNIANIVSSLRSQRMQSVQSVDQLVFLYTVSQELLQGKEFLLPQL from the exons atgtcttttaaagaagtaTCTACAGAAAATGGTGTTCTAACACCCTTGATCacaataaaagaaaaagcgtACATGATTATTGAGGGACTCAATGAGGAAGAGATAGAGCTGTTAAATACTAGGTTGCCAAAGCTAAGTAAGAAAGCGCTGGCTAGAAACCGATACTCCAACATAGTCCCTTATGAAAATACTCGTGTTCGTTTAGATCCAATGTGGAAAGAAGCATGTGATTACATTAATGCTTCCATAGTAAAAATCCCTTCTGGGAAAACATTTATCGCTACTCAG GGTCCAACGTCGAACAGTATTGATgttttttggaagatgGTCTGGCAATCTGTGCCAAAATCAGGCATCATCGTTATGCTTACCAAATTGAGGGAACGCCATCGTCTGAAATGTGATATCTATTGGCCAGTGGAACTGTTTGAGACACTTAATATCGGTGATTTAAGCGTTATTTTGGTAAAAGTTTATACTTTGACATCATTAAATGAAGTTCAAGTTCGTGAATTTGAGCTGAACAAGGACGGGgtcaagaaaaaaattttgcatttttacTATAACGGTTGGCCTGACTTTGGTGCACCACATACCTTCTCACTACTATCACTGACTCGCTATATAAAAAGTCTCTCATATTCTCCGGACTTTGAAACAGCACCCATTATAGTCCATTGTTCAGCGGGTTGTGGCAGAACGGGAACTTTCATGGCGTTATTTGAGATTTTATCTCAAACAGATGACTCTACTTCAACTTCGAAATTTGAGGTGGATAATATCGCAAATATAGTTTCCAGTCTTCGGTCACAAAGAATGCAATCTGTTCAATCGGTCGATCagcttgtttttctttatacaGTATCTCAAGAGCTGCTTCAAGGGAAGgaatttcttcttcctcagTTATAG
- a CDS encoding ER or Golgi multispanning membrane VanZ-like family protein, whose protein sequence is MMLPSYLHFAIRKKVLAIFIVLLIISAYLGFAPALPVPINDKVCHFFVFFLLTLVFYWVFDLSRRRATQLTILVCGVFGGLGSEFVQSFLTYRTFDLFDIVANLLGCSLALLLNILYHKRRLEKIRLQRYGHVPTIADDLEMQASAAEEEEEGEEDVSKSTP, encoded by the exons atgatgctCCCATCCTATTTACATTTTGCTATACGCAAAAAGGTCTTGGCGATATTCATAGT TTTGCTTATCATTTCTGCTTACCT AGGGTTTGCTCCTGCTTTACCGGTTCCTATAAACGACAAAGTTTGTCACTTTTTTGTCTTCTTCTTGTTAACTCTTGTGTTCTACTGGGTCTTTGATTTATCTCGTCGTCGAGCAACTCAACTTACTATACTAGTATGCGGCGTTTTCGGAGGCCTTGGTTCTGAATTTGTTCAAAGCTTTCTAACT TATCGCACATTCGATCTTTTTGACATTGTT GCAAACCTTTTAGGATGTTCCCTTGCTCTTTTACTAAACATACTTTATCATAAAAGACGTTTAGAGAAAATTCGTTTACAGCGCTATGGCCATGTCCCAACCATAGCAGACGATCTGGAAATGCAAGCTTCAGCTGCTGAGGAAGAGGAGGAGGGTGAAGAAGATGTTTCCAAATCTACTccctaa